Sequence from the Mixophyes fleayi isolate aMixFle1 chromosome 4, aMixFle1.hap1, whole genome shotgun sequence genome:
tggaccgagcgatcggaacatcgatcgcatgtaaaatcgctcggtataaaaagttggtcgaaatttctgtagtgtgtacccagctttaggcagcGCACTTATAGTCAGGTTCAAACGGAAAAGAATCTTGAGACCCACCTGGATTTGAATACAAGTACACGTACGTTCAAGTTCCGTGATCGTTTTAAAAACACAACTTGCGTGCTGGCTGCGTTAGAAGGTTAATCAGTCCCCAGACCTCTCCCCTTCGttaagcaaaaatatatattgctataGCTGAGATGCTGTCTTAATTATAGCTTGTTAAaaggcatactggtaggttagttggcttctCCCATATAAAGAACTCtagcaaatattctctgtaaagagctGTGGAATATGTAGttcctatataaataactgataatataataataataataattaattagatTTAAGTATTCTGCATTTTGCCATCATAACAGAGCTCTATTGAAGGCTAGAAATAATAATCAGCCAATTTGAGAGCTCCCCTGTCCCTTTGCCTTATGCAATATATGATAAGAGATGTGTATTTTAGTGATCTCATGTGTGTGTACTTATTCCATGGTTTCTGTAGGGAGGTCTGTTACCTGGTGGTGAATATTTGCATTGGATCTCACGTGGAGGACAACCATAGTTCCCAGTCATGTGATATAACCTGAAATACCGGCTGAGCTGGCCGGACGGAGGAGTGGGATACAAGACAAAGGATTGCATGGTGGTGCCCGGTCTGTCAGCTACACAACTCCCGCAAGTTTTACTAATGTAAATAATTCTCAGATTAGAAACTCAGTAAAAGGGGACATGTCGGATACTTCCTCATGGACCTTTTTGAGAGGTATTTAGATACGTCCTATAATAACGTATCAGTCTGGATGTACCCAAAAAGGACCCTGAGCTGGGCATGACagtcttataaataataatttactgtacatcttttttttattatttacaaaactACAAACATCAGCTACCTCCAGCAGGGCTTTCCCATATTGGAGCCTATTTATCTATTATCGTCACTTTACCTGTACTGCTGGCCCTATCTCAGGATGGAGATCACtgagaaaaatattaaataagttaTTTTACTCAGTTCAGGTTACCAACTGAATGTGCTTGTTCCCACTTAAACTGGGGGACAAAGAGTCTGGCGTTCCCATGATTAAGTGGGAGCCAGGCTACACAAACAAACTGTGGGCTCCCCATACCATACTGGGAACCAGCGCTAGTCTGGTCAGAGCGGGATGGAAACTCTATGGTCGGGAGCTACAAAAAACACAGCTCTTTGTACTGAAAAGTACCTGGGCTCTTCCCGGTCTACCTGGGATGTGGGTCCCCTGTGGCTCCAGTTtaacacacatatacaaataaaatatttatttgcttgACACTAAATGATTGTGCCCTGGAATGAAGTAAAATCTCATTAACTGCTTAGCCAATCATAAGCATGTTCTCACACTGGACACTTGTTATTGGCTAAGAAATGTCCTGGCTATTTTATTCAGCATTTATGCATTtattgagggaagggggggggggggggggttctctcaTTGGGTTACAAAGAcaaaggggtagatttagcaaaccttcttaaaaggaaaagtgtagcccatagtaaccaatcagattctagctatcatattctagaacattacccttaattctcagcaatagtttaaaaaaacagGCATTTTAAAAACGTGTtagaagctataacaaacaaatctgccaATGAACTAGGGAGGAGCTAGGGGTGCAGGTGAAAGTCTGGATGGTCGCATGTGACCGTAAGGCGGCCTGTTGTCCAtcactataataaataaatgatagctaaaatctgatttttttagaaggtttgattaaTCTACCCCATAATTTTTCATTGCTACAAAAAGACAGAAACATTTCCCATTAGATTATGGCAAAGAACAAAAAcggaagattttattttatattgaaagcGATGACCAAGCGATTTGTATGTTTCATTCAAATACGTTTTATTTTAAAACGTGCCTGTGCTTTGTATTTTGCTATTGTGGTTCAACATGCCCCTTCCAGTCAATAGTTTCCTGtgcatgctgaaacttgtagttctcCTTTATGTCTTTAATTGTTTAAAAGAATGTTCCTAAAATTttcttttaatatgttttatttattacttatatAGGAAACTGGTATTTTGAGTTGAACTGGTGGAAGTACCCCTTGTATTTGTCTAATATGCCCCGCACCACATACCACAGGGTAAgtagatctaggggtaaatgtatcaagctgggaaaACGCCGCAGATCGCAGGCGATTTTGCCGTCTAAGCAGCAGGATTTACAGTCCAAGGGTGAAAACCCAGAGCATTGGCCATGTGTGGCATTATCAAAAGCCCTAAATCACGTGATTTATCTTATATCCATGGTACCCACCTGGCAGGGGTAAAAGAAGGGGCCCAATGCTACTCAGCATCAGGCTCAGTCCTTTGAGGTCACCAAAAAATGTTTGGGCCCCCCGTACTTAGAGATCCTCATGTTACCCCTGGCTCTTGGGTACCagggaaataaaataaactatgtacccccttgtatttaaaaataaatgattgttCTCCTTGTATTAAATATCAAATGACTGTACCCTCTTGTCCTAAATAcgaaattattattttgtatatattattttgtatattattgaGTCCCTACATTTTTCTCTAGTTCAGTGTTATTAAAAAGATGTGACGTGAAAATTAGTTAATGGCCGGTAAGCCTGTTTCCTTAATAGCCAATCAGGAACGGTCTCTTGTCTCAAGGATTTAAGGGAGCAATAATATACGAAACAATAATGCagacaaaataattatattactgCTTTATTATTCTGACCTGACAAAATATCACGCTACATGCACTAAAGCCTTTTATAGgcataataattagagaacctgGAAGTATTTGGAAGAACGTgtagatatatgtatatctagaaagtgtgtgtgtgtgtgtgtgtgtgtgtgtgtgtgtgtgtgtgtgtgtgtgtgtgtgtgtgtgtgtgtgtgtgtgtgtgtgtgtgtgtgtgtgtgtgtgtgtgtgtgtgtgtgtgtgtgtgtgtgtgtcacatacAACATAAATAGATTTAATATCACTTGCATATTGAAGCTGATTTTTATTAAGAACTTGATAAATTGATCGTTATCAAAAATTAACACCCACCATCAGCCCAGTTGTTTTTAatgcttttaatatatatatattttttgttaatatataattttttaaaactctttttatttatgttaaataaCAAAATGGACAAGTCACTTCAATTGTATAGAAATATAAGTTATTTTGTAAATGTCTGTTTTTACCCGGGTTGGTCACTAACAGTCCTGTGAGTAGACTTATATGATCCCTAACCTTGTACCTCTTATCACTAATAGCCTAGGATTTCATGATATATCGTTGTAACTGTTACTGACTATACTGCTATGAGAGCACCCAAATATGCAAATACAAAATATTGAGTACATATGTAATGTAAGTAGTTCAGGGTTAATACATTATCTCTGATCTCTAGTCCAGAGAGCTTATTCACactttctttaaagaaaaaaaaagtcgtGATAACtattgtgtgtgatttgttaataacATCAGCGTGAACAATAGTGATTGGGATAATCTCTTAGTGGGATATAAGAGACATGATACTGAGAGGGAGGGGAGATACTAGTTAGAGGTGTATTTAAAGGAAGGAGTGGCCTGGCCCTATAGTCTGCTCTAAGTCTCTCCTCACACATCAGGTGAGGGCGGTGTAGAGGAACATTTAAATCTTGGCTCTGAGATGCCCAGTATCTGATAACCCAGAGATCACTACATGGCTGCCCCATCCAACCACAACTGTGCCAATGGTGAGTAATACAGACCACTCAGCCACAGAATGCTGTGAGTGTAGACTCATTAACTTACCTGTGGTGCAATGCATGAACTTTTTTGTTTCTTGCTAAATGTTTTATTAAGTTGTGGAAAAgtgttgtgtttttatttgtttttgttttggtttttttgtttgaacatttaatatttttagctagtattttttttttttttttgtgtgtgtatgtaaattctATTAATGTATCAGAATGTTTGGAAGTCAATCGTTGTCATGTGACCTTGTACTAGCAGAATAAAAAAGGAATGATTAGCTTGTTACTGGAGCTCTGGAGTATATTGTGTAGTTGTTTCAGTGATTATATCTTGCTGGGATCTCTGGaagtggcaatgtgtgtgtgtctttgtgtgtctTTGTGTGCTGACCTGGGAGAGGGGAGAACTTGTTGGGAGGGTTATGTGTCCTTGGAAGTGTTTGGTTTTCTAATTGTCTCAGACCCCACAGCACCTGTAACCTGAGTCTGGATGTGTCTGAGCTTAGATCATCCACATTCCAGCTACAGCTGCATTTAAACTGATTTTATTTTGGATTCTTATAATTAGAAAAAAGTGGTTTTCTTTactaatagaattttttttttttttcttgcataatTTGGGGAAAACATGATTCATTGTTGCTGTTCTAAGTATTAGTCTGCTGCACATGTTTAGTATATTGTTGCAGGGTGTATTTAGTGTTGTACTAACACAAGTCATTGACAGTAGTAACATCCTGCTGTAACCTGACCCGGACAGATTACACTCCAACCAAGTGTCATATTTTTGTCCAAAGAAGTTTTGATTAATTGGCACTAGGGGAAATGCTATTTAACCAGACAATAACATAGTATTTAGTTAAGTCAAAAATGTAAGATGGTATTGCTGtacataggaaaaaaaatagtCAACAAGTTGTTTTTATAATTTTGATGCTAGCTACTACTGTCTTCCTGATGTGTTAATATCAAATTCCCTTTGCTCCCCCAACCCCCTTTTTCCCTCCTCTGAGGTGTCTTCTGATATATGAAAACTACAGTACATAAAGATTTTCTTCTTTGATACAGATTTTATTTACtagaagtatataaatatattgatacTAGATAGTATTGGGtattggtttttggttttgtttttttaaataaagcatcaACTCCTGTAGCTACATTTATAGAAGTTCAtctattttctatattaaaaaaagttaatattttctcACTGTACCTCTGTGTATAGATAATTGGAGGTAGATGCTACCTTGCAAGCTTTTACTCGATCTTTGTTACAAGTCAATGCTTGTCTGTAAATCAATTTCTAGACTAAGAGTTTTTAAATAGACAATAATTTTTGCTTTGCAATATGGTAAGCTATTATAAAACCTAATCACTTTATGGGGACCTATAAGTCCCTTCTGGCTGACTGGAAATGGGTTTATGGTTCTGTTGTACTAACATCCTGCTAATACCTTCATCAGTGGTTCTAAAATCTATCCACCCTCTCTGAACTTCTAAAATAATCCCTTAGTCCCACAGTGTTCATACTCTGAATGGACAAATATATAGAAAGTCTTTTTATGTACTAGAATATGATGTTACTGCTTGTTTGGCGAACATCTGAATAGGCCTTTGCTTACCTCTTTAAATTCTTCTGTTTATTACATTCATGTGATAAGAATCTGTACATTACACACATGCACACCCTTTCCATTAGCTGAAATTTCAGTATCGGTTTCACTGAAATAACTGGAAAATATTTAATCTGGGAGAGATTCACCTCTAAATTTAGCACTGAGTGTTGGACTCCATCAACCTGGGCTCATTTAATTGCATGAAAAATTTCATTTTGGATTTGGTTGAATGAGTCTGGGTTAATTCTGTTGGAAATGCCGTTCTAAATGTAGAAGCAAATGTCTCTGTGATGAAATGGGTCAGAATACATAAATGATTACACTTCAAAATAAACTTATGGGGGGGACATTAAATGTGCACATTTCATTCAGGGTCTGACTGCTAAAGGGGGCCCTTGAAGAGGgaaaagagagattttttttttttttttctttagggaTGGGGGATAGGAATGGCCCAGGTTACACTGGGTATACatgggcaaaccgagggggggggggggggttctagtgcctggaaacccccctccaagcctggggcactgtataattgtggtggctggaccctaccccCAGCTTCACATGGGTCTGCTTGGAAAGGGAgcgctgcacctaacagtagtgcacacagcattgtccatgtattttatggggataggaagagttggagagcagccaagcactgtctaatattatagccacgcccccatgcatgctggtcacacccactggtggcgtggtttggaaaccccctctacaaatcctgcaatGGCCCCTGCCTGGTATACTCTCCGGAGGGAGGGCATGTTGTGCCCCCAGTGTGGTGTGGCCACGCCCACCTGCTGTCCCAAATGGAATAATTTAAATGTTGTTCTGTGTGCTGGGCTATACAGTCCTCACAGGGGAAGCTGCACTGAATAGTTGTTAATACATGAAGAGACCATTGGTTGGCAATATAgaattctatttatttaatgctttgCCCTGGCCCAGTTACACTACTGGCTGCTGCCTAGTGCAAcatgccttttttaaaaaaaaattattgcttcTATATTTGATTAGTATATCGGTCCTGATGTTGGGGGAAGGAAGAGTTAAAAATTCAATTTCAATATGACCTATACTTGGGGTTTAAACCTACTGGTTTGAACAGGGCCAAACATACTTGCTGCCCACGTACTTATGTGTTTAATGTCTTTTGTTACAATCCTCAGTCTCCCACTTTGTATTAAGTTCTGTGATTGTTTATTTGCTGATCCACAACCTCCCACATGAACTAACACTTCTGCCACGTTCCCTCCAGGGACTCTGGTGACACTATCCTGCCTGTCACGCCAGGTGATCTGTCAGATCTTGAGTGAGGCTGACCTGTCCACATACCACAACCTGACTCTGGATACCAGCTGGGCCTCTACAGCAAATACCAACTATAATTTCCTCATCGGTGTGGCCCTGGCCGTGTTTTCCAGCTTACTCATTGGCGGCAGTGTTATACTGAAGAAGAAAGGACTCCTCCGTCTGTCTGGGCATGGGAAGACACGTGCAGGTATGGAAGACCGATTGCTGCGTGCGATACGCCTTATATCAAGAGACTTGTCTAGTTTAGGGTTTGGTGACCTGTAGCTCCTctactgttgtgaaactacaagttccagcatgcactgCTCAGGCACCTGCCCACCTGCAGTGTAAtgcctagtggttagcagttctgcctcacagaactggggtcatgagctcaattcctgaccatggccttatctgtgaggagtttgtatgttctccccgtgtttgcttgggtttcctctgggtgctccggtttcctcccacactccaaaaacataccggtaggttaattggctgctatcaaaatagacctgtgtgtatgttaggttgtaagcgccaatggggcagggactgatgtgaatgagttctctgtacagcgctgcggaattagtggcgctatataaatagctgatgacgatACTGCAGACCTGTTCACCTTTTTGCCTCTTTGAAAGTGGCTTTAATGTAGCCAAACTTTTGGCTTTTGGATGCCTATATAAAAGGGGATGTTCAGTGTGTACTGTTATAAGAAAAAACTGAATGGCTCAACCATGACACAGTTATACATGTTGTGTTGTAACGGATGATGTCGCGTAAATCTGAAAGCTTGGCTGCATTAATGCTGTGTTCATAGTAAGGAAAGTGGGacttattgttttccctccatgAACAACTATGGAGTGTAATTGAACAATGCTGTTGTGTTGCACCTTTTGAGACCTGATTATTATCTAccttgcaggtgctggaggacACGGCTACCTGAGAGACTGGTTATGGTGGGCTGGACTTCTAACGAGTAAGCTTAAAATACTAAAACGCTGTTGTCTATTTACATTGTTTGATTTATCTTTTACATGTGAAGTGTTCAGAGCTCCAGTTTATATTCTGCTTTTTATCTCCTgtcctgatttatttttattatgtaattgCAGTGGGAGGAGGGGAAGCTGCAAATTTTGCTGCTTACGCCTTTGCAGCAGCTACTATTGTCACCCCACTGGGGGCTCTCAGTGTCCTGATCAGGTAATGTCATACATGGGGTGAAGCTTATTCTTGTACTAACAAACTGTATAGTCCCAGTATCCTATTTAAGGACAACTGTGTGTGTACCGATTAGATAGTTTCATATAGCGTTGGATATCGTTGTGTAACATAACAAAACAGGTTTTTCCAATAACATTTGGTGCCCTAGTTTTACGTCCCTCCTCTTCCAGATGGTGTTTAAGTCCTTTTAGACTAAATGGTCCTGAAGTGACCTTATCAGGCAGATACAGAATATTTGGTAATCTGGTGACTCCATTGGAATGTGTCATGGTCATCTAACAATCAGATTGTGTGATGTGATCATTCAGCCCAGCCACCAAATACCTGTCCAATCTGGCCTTTCAGATGTCTGAATTCGGTTTTTTGACAATGGGATCTCCTTAACAGTAACCTGGCCACCTGATACCCTCCCCCAAAAAACTGTACAGGAGTATCGTAACTGAACATTACAATGTTTAActacagttcaatagaaacaatcTTAACCCCTCTGTACAACAGGGCGTAACTACATCCTGCTTGTTTAGGAAAAGTGTAATAGTCAAATTACTGAGTAGATCTGTACACCTACCCTCTGCAGATAACTTCTAGAAGTTTGATGTGTTGATGATTTTCTGTTCCGTAGTGCTGTGATGTCCTCTTATCTGCTGGGGGAACGCTTGAACATCTTGGGGAAGTTAGGATGTGCACTCAGCGTGTTAGGGAGCACTGTTCTGGTAATCCATTCCCCTGAGGAGCAAGAGGTGACCACACTAGAAGACATGACTTCAAAGCTTAGAGATCCAGGTATGAGGGCAATGCACACAGGCCACTTGTCTTACGGATGAGTGCTGGTACCAAGAAGGATAGGGCTACTTTGGTCCtccattatatataaaatgtatgttctagtACATCACCAGCCCATCCTACAGTAGACTCCACCACAAAAGCTTCAGGTGAAAAATACTCAAAGCTTCCacaaatgtacaaatacataaaaacagaacaagtttGACAATGGTGATACAGATGTGAGAGACTGAGGATCGAGAGGGCTCACAGTTCAGAAGATAATGTCTTGTTGGTGTAGACCATGAATCAGGGAACCCAACACAAATATCTTCAGGTCAAACTACACCCCTCACCCCTTGCTAGACTGGACCAGTGATGTATAGAACCCACTTGCTTTTTAACATATTCAAACACGTAAGATATTTTTGTACAAGGAATATAGATAATTATATCTCAAACGTCTATAAATTTACACAACACTTGCAATTTTCTTGTATGAAAGACCTGAGAATACTTTTTTTTGAGATGTAGATCACACTGTCAAAATAAGAAACTGGCAATCTTGAAGGGTTTGTATAATACGACTTTTGATTTTGTTCAgttaaatatcttaatatgttaAGTGTCTTTTTATTTAATCCACAGGTTTTATCATCTACATCAGCCTACTGCTCTGCTGCTGCTTAGTCCTAATCTTCTTTCTCTCGCCTCGTTTTGGCCACACAAACATTCTTGTGTACTTGGCCATTTGTTCCCTCTTGGGCGCCTTCTCAGTGTCTTCCGTCAAAGGCTTGGGCATCGCTGTAAAGGGCCTAATCACTGGCCGACCTGTCGTCCAGCATCCTCTGCCCTGGGTCCTCATACCTATACTAATTGTATCCGTTGTTACCCAGGTTAACTACCTCAACAAATCTCTGGATGTGTTCAATACTTCACTGGTCTTCCCAATTTACTACGTCCTGTTCACAAGTGTGGTAATTACTACGTCTCTCATCCTCTTTAAGGAATGGGTGTCTATGTCTCCCCTGGACGGAGTGGGAGCAGTCTGTGGATTCCTCGTTATCATCCTAGGAGTCTTTATGCTCCATGCTTTTAATAACCTTGATATAAGCCTTAAGAGCCTTCGGGAACAACTGCAGAAAACAGTAACCATTCCCACCCAACAAACCAAAAAAGAGGACAAGATAACTTTAGTAGACAACATGGAGACTGAGTACACCGGCAGTATTCCCAAAGTGTTTGTTATTTACACCTAAACTGTGTTTATGCACCATTCATCCATGGTAAGCTATTATACAGCGTGATTGGAGCAGTTCTTGAATCAAATGTTTAGAATTGTAAACTGACCCTTCTTAGAACACGCAAGATCTCTGACTTGTTAAACAACCgatcagtttttttttaaatcggttATCTACATAAGCTTTGACAGAAGTCTGTGGAAGATGTTCTCCGGAGAATTGTAGAATGGATCAAACGTCCCTCCTTTCTTCTGGATAATTAGGATGTTGGACCAAAGTTGTTATTTTCAGAGTGACAAGAGATGGAATTGCCTAGATGTGACTGGACTATCGCGTTACAAAGTGTATTTCTGCCAAGCAGGTTGGAATAGTGCATACTAAATACCATTTCTGTATATAGCAAACAAGGTCACCTCAAATGAGGCTGGGACTCCATATAATTTATTTGGCTAGTTTTCACATGTGCATCTAATACGTGATTTTAAAAGCTGtgtttttgttaattttatttaaagtgtTTTTAATAAGTTGTGTCTTCAACTGTGTGGCACTTTTGAGTGCTTTCTAATTCACTTGTAGTAAGAAAAGCGAGTAGATAAGAAAGATGGGGAGCAGCATTGATGGAATTGTACTGTGTAGACAGCACCTATAGAATTGAATATAACAGTGCCCCCTAGTGTATGGGGGTACTAACGTCTGTTTTAATAGATTCCCACTTTTACTAGTATATGTTTCATGTTAAACAGCCTGTAGAATGCTTATAAAGCTCTGACTTTTAAACTGTTTCAGACATGTTTATAATTAAGAATGCTGCAAAAACTAACTTTATAATATTCCTGTATTTGATTTAACTAAATAAAACGAACTTGCCTATACCCAATGGACAGCATTTTTCTGAAGGCAACTTAGAAACCAAATTATAGTGAATGGACTTTAAGGGTACACTTTATACAGGGAGACCACCTTTAAGAGTTCCAGTCACATGGAGGgggattaaaacaaaaaatatcactCTGGTATCTGTGAGAAACAGATGGAGTTTGAAGAAAGCACTAAAGGAAAAATGAACAATCTAATAATAATTTAGTTTATAAAGTCTTAGTTGCCATGACAACCAGTCACATGACATCGAGTACAGGCTTTAGAATTCTTCACTCc
This genomic interval carries:
- the NIPAL4 gene encoding magnesium transporter NIPA4 isoform X2; the encoded protein is MAAPSNHNCANGTLVTLSCLSRQVICQILSEADLSTYHNLTLDTSWASTANTNYNFLIGVALAVFSSLLIGGSVILKKKGLLRLSGHGKTRAGAGGHGYLRDWLWWAGLLTMGGGEAANFAAYAFAAATIVTPLGALSVLISAVMSSYLLGERLNILGKLGCALSVLGSTVLVIHSPEEQEVTTLEDMTSKLRDPGFIIYISLLLCCCLVLIFFLSPRFGHTNILVYLAICSLLGAFSVSSVKGLGIAVKGLITGRPVVQHPLPWVLIPILIVSVVTQVNYLNKSLDVFNTSLVFPIYYVLFTSVVITTSLILFKEWVSMSPLDGVGAVCGFLVIILGVFMLHAFNNLDISLKSLREQLQKTVTIPTQQTKKEDKITLVDNMETEYTGSIPKVFVIYT
- the NIPAL4 gene encoding magnesium transporter NIPA4 isoform X1, coding for MLVTPTGGVVWKPPLQILQWPLPGTLVTLSCLSRQVICQILSEADLSTYHNLTLDTSWASTANTNYNFLIGVALAVFSSLLIGGSVILKKKGLLRLSGHGKTRAGAGGHGYLRDWLWWAGLLTMGGGEAANFAAYAFAAATIVTPLGALSVLISAVMSSYLLGERLNILGKLGCALSVLGSTVLVIHSPEEQEVTTLEDMTSKLRDPGFIIYISLLLCCCLVLIFFLSPRFGHTNILVYLAICSLLGAFSVSSVKGLGIAVKGLITGRPVVQHPLPWVLIPILIVSVVTQVNYLNKSLDVFNTSLVFPIYYVLFTSVVITTSLILFKEWVSMSPLDGVGAVCGFLVIILGVFMLHAFNNLDISLKSLREQLQKTVTIPTQQTKKEDKITLVDNMETEYTGSIPKVFVIYT